In the genome of Terribacillus sp. FSL K6-0262, one region contains:
- a CDS encoding GAF domain-containing protein codes for MFETTAYSGSREKDYELLVKQLDALLTGEEDEIAHLANASALLNQFLDDVNWVGFYLHKGDELILGPFQGLPACVRIKIGKGVCGTAVAENKTQLVADVHQFPGHIACDAASQSEIVVPIIVNGKSYGVLDIDSPSKNRFDETDQKYLEQFVAVLVKHLTK; via the coding sequence ATGTTCGAAACAACGGCTTATAGCGGTTCCCGCGAAAAAGACTATGAATTGCTCGTTAAGCAGCTTGATGCATTGCTTACAGGGGAAGAGGACGAAATCGCCCACTTGGCAAACGCTTCTGCCCTCTTGAATCAATTCCTTGATGATGTGAACTGGGTCGGTTTTTATCTCCATAAAGGAGACGAATTGATCCTCGGTCCATTCCAAGGCCTCCCCGCCTGTGTACGCATCAAAATCGGAAAGGGCGTCTGCGGGACGGCTGTCGCGGAAAACAAGACACAGCTTGTGGCGGATGTCCATCAATTCCCTGGTCATATTGCATGTGACGCAGCAAGCCAATCCGAGATCGTCGTTCCTATCATCGTGAATGGCAAATCCTACGGAGTGCTTGATATCGACAGCCCTTCCAAAAATCGTTTCGACGAAACAGACCAGAAGTATCTGGAACAGTTCGTGGCGGTCCTCGTCAAGCATTTGACGAAATAA
- the refZ gene encoding forespore capture DNA-binding protein RefZ, translating into MKKNDTKQKVMDAACQLFYTKGYHGTSVRDIAGKASVNVSLINYYYKSKQGLLEASVVLYYEEYLAVLEKTAQKRGQESPSIYLKQLIEAIIQYKLSRNQFTAFIQRELMLDSVFVREMAVTYLAKESHTLKQAFRDYLESNGIREREGVYLYMQLSGMLSAPFTMSKEMKGMLVTEESRHYFCSMYTSSIHHWIDTLATVSPASLRAVSAN; encoded by the coding sequence TTGAAAAAAAATGACACGAAACAAAAAGTGATGGACGCCGCTTGTCAATTGTTCTACACAAAAGGCTACCATGGGACATCCGTCCGCGATATTGCGGGAAAAGCTTCGGTCAATGTCTCCTTGATCAATTATTATTATAAAAGTAAGCAAGGGCTTCTGGAAGCATCCGTCGTGCTGTATTACGAAGAATATCTTGCTGTGCTGGAAAAAACGGCCCAAAAACGGGGGCAGGAATCTCCCAGTATCTATCTGAAACAATTAATTGAAGCAATTATACAATATAAACTCTCGCGGAATCAATTCACGGCTTTCATTCAAAGGGAGCTGATGCTGGATTCCGTATTCGTCAGGGAAATGGCTGTGACGTATTTGGCTAAGGAAAGCCATACACTGAAACAAGCCTTCAGGGACTACCTGGAGTCAAACGGGATCCGGGAACGGGAAGGGGTCTATTTATATATGCAGCTGTCGGGAATGCTGTCTGCCCCGTTCACCATGAGCAAGGAAATGAAAGGCATGCTGGTGACAGAAGAATCACGGCACTATTTCTGCAGCATGTATACTTCCAGTATCCATCATTGGATCGATACGCTTGCCACGGTTTCTCCGGCCTCATTAAGAGCGGTATCAGCCAATTGA
- the ezrA gene encoding septation ring formation regulator EzrA, with product MLYIVGGIILIIALIILGLIMRKRVYDEVDRLESWKMDIANRNVSEELAKVKALNLSGETQEKFESWKERWDHIVTKELPDTEEALFDAEEGADRYRFTKAKQHLQQVEVTLSRIEDKIEGMFRELDELLASEEEARKQAEALQPALQALKRTISQHRHQYGKADVRFEAAIAEQSTQLAAYHSLIESGNYFEANQLITDVKAKTESLEEEIEAFPQAYKQVKQELPAQVADLLGGIREMKQDGYRIHHLGFEDELKAEKERLNQLVKQLEAGEAEEIQLYIPALENRIKEMYQLLENEAVAKNYVDSKFEQYVQAVEKKTEAYMKTKEEIDLLRESYFFTDNDVEFHLKLESKISRLVKQLEALQQEMDDDRVSHTKLKEELETGFRELSAIEEEHEEIRGKIKTLRKDELEAKEKIADMRQKLYDVNRKLQKSNIPGVPQEVWKMVEESQEKTSLTMEVLEAHPLDMAEVRTHLQQAEEISNATIEQIEHLLEQAYLAEVVIQYSNRYRSQYPILAAEMAEAEKLFREYQYEQALERAARALQDIEPKALERLEKHIKIPS from the coding sequence TTGCTTTACATCGTCGGAGGAATTATTCTAATCATCGCCTTGATCATCTTGGGCCTGATTATGAGAAAGCGAGTTTATGATGAAGTGGACCGGCTTGAAAGCTGGAAAATGGATATAGCGAACCGCAATGTATCGGAAGAATTAGCGAAAGTGAAAGCGTTGAACCTATCTGGAGAAACACAGGAAAAATTCGAATCATGGAAGGAACGCTGGGATCATATCGTAACAAAAGAGCTTCCCGATACAGAAGAGGCTCTTTTTGATGCGGAGGAGGGTGCCGACCGCTACCGTTTCACGAAAGCCAAACAGCATCTGCAGCAAGTGGAAGTCACGCTCTCCCGGATAGAGGATAAGATTGAAGGCATGTTCCGTGAATTGGACGAACTGCTTGCTTCCGAAGAGGAAGCCCGTAAACAAGCCGAGGCACTGCAGCCTGCTTTGCAGGCACTCAAGCGCACCATTTCGCAGCATCGCCATCAATATGGCAAAGCGGATGTTCGTTTTGAGGCGGCAATAGCCGAGCAGAGCACGCAGCTTGCTGCTTATCATTCACTCATCGAATCCGGCAACTATTTCGAAGCTAACCAGCTGATCACGGATGTGAAAGCGAAGACGGAATCGCTGGAAGAGGAGATCGAAGCTTTCCCGCAGGCTTATAAGCAAGTGAAGCAGGAGCTTCCGGCACAGGTGGCGGATTTATTGGGCGGCATCCGTGAAATGAAGCAGGACGGCTATCGGATCCATCATCTTGGTTTCGAGGATGAACTGAAGGCAGAGAAGGAACGATTGAATCAGCTGGTCAAACAGCTGGAAGCAGGAGAGGCAGAAGAAATACAATTATACATTCCTGCGCTGGAAAATCGCATCAAAGAGATGTATCAGCTTCTTGAGAATGAAGCTGTTGCCAAGAATTATGTCGACTCAAAATTCGAGCAATATGTCCAAGCCGTCGAGAAAAAGACAGAGGCATATATGAAGACAAAAGAAGAAATCGATCTGCTTCGGGAATCCTATTTCTTTACGGATAATGATGTCGAATTTCATCTGAAGCTGGAGTCCAAGATTTCCAGGCTCGTCAAGCAGCTCGAGGCGCTGCAGCAAGAGATGGATGATGATCGTGTATCCCATACGAAGCTCAAAGAGGAATTGGAAACAGGATTCCGTGAATTGAGTGCCATTGAGGAAGAACATGAGGAAATTCGCGGTAAAATCAAGACATTGCGCAAAGATGAACTGGAAGCCAAAGAGAAAATTGCCGATATGCGCCAGAAGCTATACGATGTAAATCGAAAGCTGCAAAAGAGCAATATCCCAGGTGTACCGCAGGAAGTTTGGAAGATGGTCGAAGAGAGCCAGGAAAAAACGTCCCTTACGATGGAGGTGCTCGAAGCGCACCCGCTCGATATGGCTGAGGTGCGGACACATCTGCAGCAGGCAGAGGAAATCAGCAATGCCACTATCGAACAAATCGAACATTTGCTGGAGCAGGCTTATCTTGCAGAAGTGGTGATTCAGTATTCCAATCGCTATCGCAGTCAATATCCGATTCTTGCTGCAGAAATGGCGGAAGCAGAGAAGCTGTTCCGCGAATATCAGTACGAGCAAGCTTTGGAGCGGGCCGCCCGAGCTTTGCAGGATATAGAACCGAAGGCGCTGGAGCGCTTGGAGAAACATATCAAGATTCCCAGCTGA
- a CDS encoding cysteine desulfurase family protein, translating to MIYFDNSATTKPHPDVLSSYTEAAQTYFANPSSLHRLGGSAEQLLTACRKQAAQLLRVGEDEILFTSGGTEGNNLAIKGTAYRKKRLGNHIITTAVEHPSVLETCAELENQGFKVTYVDVDTFGYVTAEKIEAAITDETILVSVMHVNNELGTIQPIKTIGQMLTAYPKITYHVDHVQGAGKVALDIKGSHIHLCTLSAHKFHGVKGSGILYKDRNTHIAAQLSGGGQEQALRSGTENVPGITAMVKALRLAMEELQNHPAKLFELREKLFGGLEKMDGIVLHSPPAGAPHIVNFSVPGVKPEVLIHALGEKDIYVSTKSACSSKNSDASAVLLACGLPDEQAESAIRVSFSYENTQEEVSYFLQVLKETLTHLKKVMR from the coding sequence ATGATATACTTTGATAATAGTGCAACAACCAAACCGCATCCTGACGTGCTTTCCAGCTACACGGAAGCAGCACAAACGTATTTCGCCAATCCATCATCCCTGCATCGTTTAGGGGGCAGTGCCGAACAGCTGCTGACAGCATGCCGTAAGCAGGCTGCCCAGCTTCTTCGCGTCGGGGAGGATGAGATTCTGTTTACTTCAGGCGGTACAGAGGGGAATAACCTTGCAATCAAAGGAACGGCTTATCGGAAGAAGCGATTGGGTAATCACATCATCACGACCGCCGTAGAGCATCCTTCCGTATTGGAGACTTGTGCGGAATTGGAGAACCAAGGGTTCAAGGTGACATATGTCGATGTGGATACTTTCGGCTATGTGACAGCTGAAAAAATTGAAGCAGCCATCACGGATGAAACCATCTTAGTCAGTGTGATGCATGTGAATAATGAACTTGGTACCATCCAGCCGATCAAGACTATCGGTCAGATGCTGACAGCATATCCTAAAATCACGTATCATGTGGACCATGTACAAGGGGCTGGAAAAGTGGCACTCGATATCAAGGGGAGCCATATCCATCTTTGTACGCTGTCTGCTCATAAATTCCATGGCGTAAAGGGCAGCGGCATCCTTTATAAGGATAGGAACACGCATATTGCAGCTCAGTTATCCGGAGGGGGCCAGGAACAGGCCTTGCGTTCCGGAACCGAAAATGTGCCTGGTATCACAGCCATGGTAAAGGCTCTGAGGCTGGCAATGGAAGAGCTGCAAAATCATCCTGCCAAGCTTTTCGAACTGAGGGAAAAGCTTTTTGGCGGCTTGGAGAAAATGGATGGAATCGTGCTGCATTCCCCGCCTGCAGGGGCTCCGCATATCGTGAATTTCTCGGTTCCGGGAGTGAAACCTGAGGTGCTGATCCATGCACTGGGCGAAAAAGATATCTATGTATCGACCAAATCGGCTTGTTCCTCGAAGAATAGTGATGCCAGCGCTGTCCTGCTCGCTTGCGGGTTGCCGGATGAACAGGCTGAATCTGCTATCAGGGTGAGCTTTTCCTATGAAAATACGCAGGAAGAAGTAAGTTATTTCCTGCAGGTTCTAAAAGAAACATTAACACATTTAAAGAAAGTGATGAGATAA
- the thiI gene encoding tRNA uracil 4-sulfurtransferase ThiI, whose product MQYDHILIRYGEMALKGKNRKHFTKQLEYNVKDQIKPYPNAKVERTRDRMYIHLHGEDHEPIVEACRHIFGIHSFSLAIRTENEELAIKQAALQLLLDNPAGTSFKISCRRPNKRFPIDSQEMNQRIGAYVMQNSEGYPVDVHHPGVEITVEIRERATYVTGQKIKGPGGLPAGSSGKTLLMLSGGIDSPVAGYLAMKRGVEIEAIHFHSPPYTNERAKQKVIDLAQTLSKFGAKVKIHVVPFTELQVKIHQEIPFGYSMTVMRRMMLRISERIAEKHGILSLTSGESLGQVASQTMESMHTINEVTNYPVLRPLITMDKSDIIEIAKQINTYEISTRPYDDCCTVFVPEAPKTKPRREKVHLYEGTIDFSAEFERAVEGTEIITASPSEEAPAPFADLL is encoded by the coding sequence ATGCAGTATGACCATATATTGATTCGTTATGGGGAAATGGCCCTTAAGGGCAAGAATCGCAAGCATTTCACCAAGCAGCTTGAATATAACGTCAAGGATCAAATAAAACCTTACCCAAACGCCAAAGTCGAACGTACACGTGATCGGATGTATATCCACCTTCACGGGGAAGATCATGAACCGATTGTGGAAGCATGCCGTCATATATTCGGCATACACAGCTTCAGCCTGGCAATCCGGACCGAAAACGAGGAGCTGGCGATCAAACAAGCTGCCCTGCAGCTATTGCTCGATAATCCGGCAGGAACCAGTTTTAAAATATCCTGCCGCCGGCCGAATAAACGTTTTCCGATCGACTCGCAGGAAATGAATCAGCGTATCGGTGCATATGTGATGCAAAACAGCGAAGGTTACCCTGTCGATGTCCATCACCCAGGTGTAGAGATCACGGTGGAAATCCGCGAACGGGCGACATATGTGACAGGTCAGAAGATAAAGGGGCCGGGCGGTTTGCCGGCAGGAAGCTCAGGCAAGACATTGCTGATGCTTTCTGGCGGAATCGACAGCCCTGTTGCCGGTTATTTGGCGATGAAGCGCGGGGTCGAGATAGAAGCTATCCATTTCCATTCACCGCCTTATACAAATGAGCGTGCGAAACAGAAAGTGATTGATTTGGCGCAAACGTTGTCCAAGTTCGGTGCAAAAGTGAAAATCCATGTTGTGCCATTCACAGAACTGCAGGTGAAGATCCATCAGGAGATACCGTTTGGCTACAGCATGACAGTCATGCGCCGGATGATGCTGCGGATCAGTGAGCGAATCGCAGAAAAACATGGCATCTTGTCCCTGACTTCCGGTGAAAGCCTTGGCCAGGTGGCCAGTCAAACGATGGAAAGCATGCACACGATCAATGAAGTGACGAACTATCCTGTGCTGCGCCCGCTCATCACGATGGACAAGTCCGATATCATCGAAATCGCGAAACAGATCAATACCTATGAGATCTCGACACGCCCATATGATGACTGCTGCACCGTTTTTGTACCGGAAGCACCAAAAACAAAGCCGCGGCGTGAAAAGGTGCATTTGTATGAAGGGACAATCGATTTCTCTGCTGAATTCGAACGGGCCGTCGAAGGAACGGAGATTATCACGGCCTCTCCGTCGGAGGAAGCGCCGGCGCCATTCGCTGATTTGCTGTAA
- a CDS encoding alpha/beta-type small acid-soluble spore protein — translation MANNNSSNQLVVPQAQQALDQMKYEIAQEFGVQLGGNETSRANGSVGGEITKRLVRTAQEQLSR, via the coding sequence ATGGCTAACAACAATTCAAGCAACCAGTTAGTAGTACCTCAAGCGCAACAAGCTCTAGATCAAATGAAATATGAGATCGCACAGGAATTCGGTGTACAGCTTGGCGGAAACGAAACTTCTCGTGCCAACGGTTCTGTTGGAGGAGAAATCACAAAGCGTCTTGTACGTACAGCACAAGAGCAATTAAGCAGATAA
- a CDS encoding DUF2953 domain-containing protein, producing MWIAISVMIGLLLLLLVAITAKVTFHFQYDSSDWSIQIRIFGICVQTWRLEQQSSIEPASSEDLNQQLVDLFADLQKIRDSFPYLLRITRNAELRQLRWHTRIGMSDAASAGTLVGLIWTVKGIVNQVIRSNFRIGEPFDIQVQPIFNNSTFHTSFQCIVSIRTGKAMHAIISNARGR from the coding sequence ATGTGGATAGCCATCAGTGTCATGATAGGGCTCTTACTATTGCTTCTAGTGGCAATTACGGCTAAAGTGACTTTTCATTTTCAGTATGATTCGTCTGATTGGTCCATCCAAATCCGCATTTTCGGCATCTGTGTACAAACATGGCGATTGGAGCAGCAATCTTCCATCGAGCCTGCTTCCTCTGAGGATTTGAATCAGCAGCTTGTCGATTTATTTGCCGATTTACAAAAAATCAGGGATTCTTTTCCTTATCTTCTCAGAATCACTCGAAATGCAGAGCTACGGCAATTACGCTGGCATACAAGGATCGGCATGTCCGATGCAGCTTCTGCCGGCACACTTGTTGGCTTGATTTGGACAGTCAAAGGAATTGTCAACCAAGTCATCCGTTCGAATTTCCGTATAGGGGAACCATTTGATATCCAGGTACAGCCGATTTTCAATAATTCGACTTTCCATACTAGCTTTCAATGCATAGTGTCCATCCGTACCGGGAAAGCTATGCATGCCATTATATCCAATGCCAGAGGAAGATAG